A portion of the Myripristis murdjan chromosome 13, fMyrMur1.1, whole genome shotgun sequence genome contains these proteins:
- the c18h3orf33 gene encoding protein C3orf33 homolog isoform X1 codes for MPGTSSDTDRHTEREKRGKEALDQQNQPSHNIVSIISQFGDDNLSLVRNISTGLALAGVIVIARSIRLMTKFKAASEIPARFIERNVSLRGKVHGVTEEGLSVEHVPIHVPGLSPLLSKHKGVCASPLLVHLAGVELTPEGRAWLEENLDPAQLVWLKLISREEDTLHCLVSHSKQGSMWSSCINEEVLWLGLARTAPISGVPPDSHLYWRLHKRLLKAEGKAERKGRGLWKEDSLWQRASKAVGDNTVFRLMKRLFRRS; via the exons ATGCCGGGGACcagcagtgacacagacaggcacactgAACGAGAAAAGAGGGGCAAAGAGGCTCTAGATCAACAAAACCAGCCGTCTCATAACATCGTGTCTATAATATCTCAGTTCGGCGATGATAACTTATCACTTGTGCGG AACATCAGCACAGGACTGGCTCTTGCTGGTGTTATTGTAATAGCACGGAGTATCAGACTG ATGACCAAGTTTAAAGCTGCGTCTGAGATCCCTGCTCGTTTTATTGAGAGGAACGTCAGCCTGCGTGGGAAAGTCCATGGCGTCACGGAGGAAGGACTCAGTGTGGAGCACGTCCCCATTCATGTCCCAGGCCTCTCTCCATTACTCTCAAAGCATAAGG gtgtgtgtgcgtcccCACTGCTTGTGCATCTGGCAGGAGTGGAGCTGACCCCAGAGGGGAGGGCGTGGCTGGAGGAGAACCTGGATCCTGCCCAGTTAGTCTGGCTGAAACTGATCAGCCGCGAGGAGGACACACTCCACTGTCTGGTGTCACACAGCAAG CAGGGGTCAATGTGGAGCAGCTGTATAAATGAAGAGGTCCTCTGGCTCGGTCTGGCACGCACTGCGCCTATCTCTGGAGTCCCGCCTGACTCTCATCTCTATTGGCGTCTCCACAAACGGCTGCTCAAGGCAGAGGGTAAAGCTGAGAGGAAGGGGCGGGGCCTGTGGAAGGAGGACAGCCTATGGCAGCGGGCCTCAAAGGCTGTCGGGGACAACACAGTATTCAGACTGATGAAGAGGCTCTTTAGGAGGAGCTGA
- the c18h3orf33 gene encoding protein C3orf33 homolog isoform X2: MPGTSSDTDRHTEREKRGKEALDQQNQPSHNIVSIISQFGDDNLSLVRNISTGLALAGVIVIARSIRLMTKFKAASEIPARFIERNVSLRGKVHGVTEEGLSVEHVPIHVPGLSPLLSKHKGVCASPLLVHLAGVELTPEGRAWLEENLDPAQLVWLKLISREEDTLHCLVSHSKGSMWSSCINEEVLWLGLARTAPISGVPPDSHLYWRLHKRLLKAEGKAERKGRGLWKEDSLWQRASKAVGDNTVFRLMKRLFRRS, from the exons ATGCCGGGGACcagcagtgacacagacaggcacactgAACGAGAAAAGAGGGGCAAAGAGGCTCTAGATCAACAAAACCAGCCGTCTCATAACATCGTGTCTATAATATCTCAGTTCGGCGATGATAACTTATCACTTGTGCGG AACATCAGCACAGGACTGGCTCTTGCTGGTGTTATTGTAATAGCACGGAGTATCAGACTG ATGACCAAGTTTAAAGCTGCGTCTGAGATCCCTGCTCGTTTTATTGAGAGGAACGTCAGCCTGCGTGGGAAAGTCCATGGCGTCACGGAGGAAGGACTCAGTGTGGAGCACGTCCCCATTCATGTCCCAGGCCTCTCTCCATTACTCTCAAAGCATAAGG gtgtgtgtgcgtcccCACTGCTTGTGCATCTGGCAGGAGTGGAGCTGACCCCAGAGGGGAGGGCGTGGCTGGAGGAGAACCTGGATCCTGCCCAGTTAGTCTGGCTGAAACTGATCAGCCGCGAGGAGGACACACTCCACTGTCTGGTGTCACACAGCAAG GGGTCAATGTGGAGCAGCTGTATAAATGAAGAGGTCCTCTGGCTCGGTCTGGCACGCACTGCGCCTATCTCTGGAGTCCCGCCTGACTCTCATCTCTATTGGCGTCTCCACAAACGGCTGCTCAAGGCAGAGGGTAAAGCTGAGAGGAAGGGGCGGGGCCTGTGGAAGGAGGACAGCCTATGGCAGCGGGCCTCAAAGGCTGTCGGGGACAACACAGTATTCAGACTGATGAAGAGGCTCTTTAGGAGGAGCTGA